The following coding sequences lie in one Takifugu rubripes chromosome 8, fTakRub1.2, whole genome shotgun sequence genomic window:
- the spega gene encoding striated muscle preferentially expressed protein kinase isoform X9, producing the protein MGTKRIGRVGERDAGFHSNGALPSALSCCHYGSEVFRSCRKQSYDSETTEDETTEPQMETKEGSGRHQDKAGRRRASGEGGGMMDYNPDASDRRATLPGAFDPVVERELRALGSRPPGLHLDPANQARTQTAEESQELSPHAPLFSPQPLANSHSNTIPNRNLDKENPSDPKSERHDPSNVKPAHQGPKILDKVRAFETRMASSEKPGGSVGSRVACHNSSDDGRKNGGPSGEEVRILQGAAQKRATFKQRASSLEDKTNYSQIVQNYQSKFAEELQRIKKLVGKPSLKKAYSMEQLSPKDRLAAEKVEPIPPQVVQKLEARERAVREREAGEREGKSQMTLEVKGRRHPDIRGNPADSSAQGSTVHSPVAMATTPVHQLPGQPLPTAIGTSHSRETKPNFHSTPKDAFAATGQKSPMGGTDSKAATRPRSCSSHGKRATPLTAREPGSPCPPKPFQMTPSPALSVSPLLKRRKAEASQTCRAAKMSIPTILVENEPMETECGPDIRNKGTKARQKEGRVLQSEMGPGTPDKGDPDLSVGEGTAEGPRFKTQIQDTVATSGAAIVLKCVITGRPPPTVTWRKNNGAIQSDAFHVVSSEGDTHSLLIKQMSPSSVGSYCVTAVNPAGTASCSATLDIQPGAGETMLMITREVTDVAVRAGESVLLECHVAGAPDVDVDWLSNGKLIQPALLNCKMHFDGKRCRLLLNSVHEDDSGRYTCKLSTAKDELTSSANLRVMPSREPLFTRKLDILEVVEGRSARFDCKVSGSPAPRVTWMHFETKVEEGEKFRILQDGGRHSLIINHVSNDTEGFYTAVAQNIHGKSECTAELYMQEQRAAISSHMAKMEKMPSIPEEPEVLESEVERRTMPDFLKPLADVEVVEGKEVVLRCKVAGLPYPTISWYHNSKRIESSEERKMTQHRDVHSLVIRSACHAHGGVYKAVISNKVGKAACYAHLYVTDIVPEAPDGPPVIETITGKTITINWKKPKRLDPSLDSGSLLYVVQQQPLGSIQWSVVASNLKETNYTITNLSKGVRYAFRVLASTGKTLSKPSPSTDLIQLLDRGPYLRKAPIILEKPDIVYVVENQTASISITLNHVHAVVTWKRRGVVLTSKPGMYEMSMPDDDQHTLTLQRVRSTDVGQLVVTASNQFGSDLCALQLALAVRPKFETIMEDVDVYVGETSRLAVVVEGKPDPDILWYKDDVLLKESSHFTFVYDDPEYSLVILNACPEHSGVYTCTAKNLAGANSCKAELMVHTERKQEAEPMDDEGTILRKMRHLVDYYDIHKEIGRGAFSYVKRVTQKKGKAEFAAKFMCARGKRKALALREMELLSELDNERILYFHDVFEKKNVVVLITELCHEELLERMAKKTAVKELEIRCSIQQVLEGLWYLHKKNIAHLDVKPENILMASPASDQIRICDFGNAIRLDPSEEYYCKYGTPEYIAPEIVNQTPISTATDIWPVGVITYLCLTGVSPFAGENDRATALNIRNYNVAFEESMFSDLCREAKGFVIKLLVVDRLRPSVAECLRHPWFKQSPTNKSINTAMLKQVLSRRRWQRSLISYKSKMVMRTIPELLDESSNHVSIAVARHLKEGSPPPSSSSDSDADVDELPFIPMPLSVVFSSSRVSLNEIPGDEDVTASQMGYNDRFCDRTRKADDTRVSTANQNIPQDEEAQNEEKIEKAKRAPLKKGSSVESEDSETKARRTTMRRGSSADSALLLHVESEEGNSSGSELTNKSLKKAVSMELPNRSPSPGLAKISQEEYALKLELMRQRLLRGGNVDKKMSGLRGPLFETLGIEDERSTGSLDRNLRRSRTGPSTLARAASSESPLEDKPQTKLFRKSASFNQGDSEPMPLHRRYGAPLEIPLVGNGSLEDKKLQEATSMSALTEQTTPESASPTKKTSFTFQKPELDQQPKQNKVRELDDTHHVKKKADGTWEERTKTQLAMADYGESEAKSPSVITPIIVIEEDDEDEERKDTQELYINEKDYQEEKESRKNSKMSSACVAPLSDKAQPRPNTVDKGSTNSINSTNIPALPEHPAVFSKVATMVGPSASAISNSTTPRQPVLRTDIKNIDSEEIFEARFKKRESSLTRGLRKLTRNKSEEKSPTLSRKGADRAEEVYRPGPKGAPLEMVSRGLQEKSKSVQDLRAEDKEPGLGLIGRFSLRSKRSSSTDKTGEKPKEGRHPDVQESAVNKRVSWSVGRSKSLDTNEPSRSKRQQDEREQRKAAESSVSAMRQKFESKVAEISAKVRTQSADRKDKATVGSQKDLGQKDTTRLTDSPIMAIRHKFENKVAGLSSKIRSQSEERNDDPDGKRTPVFARHRHSHSEGRGLKGMGIPENQLAKQTGATASKDSIESTSSLPSEKVTESDRRSRWDRWGLTRSRKDKTPSQPDLSSLTHKEEQQFIRSASDFAPVFHIKLKDSVLSEGEPVTLSCLPAGSPLPRITWRKDRKPLQVDDRMSLVSHPDGRQILQIIKSNQKDDGVYECVATNPIATITTSCTLSVASVPKRPGTPEVAQTYNNTALVLWKPADTKSPCSYTLEKNTEGDPDWTTVATGVTDCYYNVTDLPPGSTLRFRVTCSNKAGQGPSSNCSGPVSLDPAGGGATPATIEVKTVPVQPQPVPEPEVKPVQNTPRTVISTSSPPKGGAPPLSQTELGLSRPPSSAENPPKPSKDSQKSPSFPSSPLIKIPPPLITPKPQSPVNVVSPLTKIPPILPPPPVTTPLTPTKPVVPTYVPVTSVVTPRTAPTPIIFSPQVLQTSSLSPFVDGTTTPTRGTPSGRVTPSTGLRQGIPQKPYTFLDEKARGRFGIIRECQENSTGKMFMAKIVPYTQENKQEVLKEYEILKTLHSDKIMALHEAYVTPRYLVLVAEYCTGKELLHSLIDRFRYTEDDVVGYLVPILQGVEYLHSRRVLHLDLKPDNIMVTNLNAIKIVDFGSAQSFNPLSLKQKDSRTGTLEYMAPEVIKGEVVGPPADVWTIGIITYIMLSGRLPFEDKDPRQVESKILAARFDPSKLYPNVSQSASAFLKKMLSSYPWARAATRDCFAQAWLQDSYLMKLKRQTLTFTSSRLKEFLAEQQSCRLEGATKHKVLLRTYQSTPRSPLAGSTLHVPSPK; encoded by the exons ATGGGTACGAAGAGGATTGGTCGTGTGGGTGAGAGAGATGCTGGTTTCCATAGTAACGGTGCTCTCCCGTCTGCCCTCTCTTGCTGCCACTATGGAAGCGAAGTTTTCCGCTCCTGCCGAAAGCAAAGCTACG ACTCTGAGACCACAGAAGATGAGACCACAGAACCTCAGATGGAAACCAAGGAAGGTTCTGGGAGGCACCAGGACAAGGCCGGACGGAGAAGAGCTTCAG gtgagggaggagggatgatGGACTACAATCCCGATGCCTCGGATCGAAGGGCAACTCTTCCTGGTGCCTTCGACCCAGTGGTGGAACGAGAGCTTCGAGCTCTGGGCTCCCGCCCTCCAGGGCTCCATTTGGACCCCGCAAACCAAGCCAG GACTCAAACTGCTGAAGAATCACAGGAGCTCTCCCCCCATGCCCCCTTGTTTTCTCCCCAGCCGCTTGCCAATTCCCACTCAAACACCATCCCAAACCGCAACCTGGACAAAGAAAACCCTTCAGATCCCAAGTCTGAAAGACATGATCCATCAAATGTTAAACCCGCTCATCAGGGACCTAAGATCTTAGACAAAGTCCGAGCTTTTGAGACCCGCATGGCAAGTTCGGAGAAGCCTGGTGGATCTGTTGGAAGCCGAGTAGCTTGTCACAATTCAAGTGATGATGGGAGGAAGAATGGAGGCCCCAGCGGAGAGGAGGTCAGAATTCTGCAGGGTGCAGCCCAGAAAAGAGCCACGTTCAAGCAACGAGCTTCCTCATTGGAGGACAAGACCAATTATTCCCAGATTGTCCAGAACTACCAGAGCAAGTTCGCAGAAGAGCTCCAGAGAATCAAGAAGCTTGTGGGAAAGCCGAGCTTGAAGAAGGCTTATTCCATGGAGCAACTGTCACCAAAAGACAGGCTGGCTGCGGAGAAAGTGGAGCCCATTCCGCCCCAGGTGGTTCAAAAGTTAGAAGCGAGGGAGCGAGCCGTGCGGGAGAGggaggctggggagagggaaggcaAGTCACAGATGaccctggaggtcaaaggtcggagACATCCGGACATCCGGGGAAACCCAGCGGACAGCTCAGCACAGGGAAGCACAGTGCACagccctgttgccatggcgacaaCACCAGTTCATCAGTTACCAGGACAACCACTGCCAACAGCCATTGGGACAAGTCACAGCAG GGAAACGAAACCAAACTTTCACTCCACCCCCAAAGATGCATTTGCTGCCACAGGTCAAAAATCACCCATGGGAGGCACGGATTCAAAAGCAGCTACAAGACCTCGATCATGCAGTTCACATGGGAAACGAGCTACCCCTTTAACCGCGAGGGAACCTGGGTCCCCGTGTCCTCCCAAGCCCTTCCAAATGACCCCATCGCCCGCCCTGTCTGTTAGCCCCCTTCTCAAAAGAAGGAAGGCAGAGGCGAGTCAGACATGTCGAGCTGCAAAGATGAGCATCCCGACTATTCTGGTGGAGAATGAGCCCATGGAGACAGAATGTGGTCCTGATATAAGGAACAAAGGAACCAAAGCTCGTCAGAAAGAGGGGAGAGTTCTCCAGAGTGAGATGGGTCCTGGAACTCCAGACAAAG GTGATCCAGACCTGTCTGTTGGTGAGGGGACTGCCGAGGGCCCCAGGTTTAAGACTCAAATCCAGGACACAGTGGCAACCAGCGGTGCAGCTATCGTACTCAAATGTGTAATTACGGGGAGGCCGCCCCCTACAG TAACATGGAGGAAGAATAATGGTGCGATCCAGAGCGATGCTTTCCACGTGGTTTCATCTGAGGGAGACACTCACAGTCTGCTGATAAAGCAGATGAGTCCGAGCAGCGTCGGGTCATACTGCGTCACAGCTGTCAATCCAGCCGGGACAGCGTCCTGTAGCGCCACCCTTGACATCCAGCCAG gtgCAGGAGAGACAATGCTAATGATCACCAGGGAGGTGACCGATGTAGCGGTTAGGGCTGGCGAGTCGGTCCTGCTTGAGTGTCATGTGGCAGGAGCCCCAGATGTGGATGTCGACTGGCTGTCGAACGGGAAGCTGATCCAGCCGGCACTACTCAACTGTAAAATGCACTTCGATGGCAAGAG GTGCCGCCTGCTGCTGAATTCAGTGCATGAAGATGATAGTGGAAGGTACACGTGcaagctgagcacagccaaaG ATGAGTTGACCTcgagtgcaaacctgagagtcATGCCATCCAGGGAGCCTCTCTTTACCCGTAAACTGGATATCCTGGAGGTCGTTGAAGGCCGCAGTGCCCGGTTTGACTGCAAGGTGAGCGGCTCTCCTGCTCCCCGGGTCACATGGATGCACTTTG AGACGAAAGtggaagagggggagaaattCCGCATCCTTCAAGATGGCGGTCGTCACTCCCTCATCATCAACCACGTCAGCAATGACACCGAGGGCTTCTACACTGCAGTCGCCCAGAACATCCACGGAAAGTCTGAATGCACCGCCGAGCTCTACATGCAGGAACAGCGAGCTGCCATCTCCTCTCATAT ggcaaagatggagaaaatgccATCCATCCCAGAAGAGCCTGAGGTTCTGGAGAGTGAAGTGGAGCGGCGGACCATGCCAGACTTCCTAAAGCCGCTGGCTGATGTGGAGGTTGTTGAGGGCAAAGAGGTGGTGCTGAGGTGTAAGGTAGCCGGCCTCCCGTACCCGACCATCAGCTGGTACCACAACAGCAAACGCATAGAGAGCAGCGAAGAGCGTAAAATGACCCAGC ACAGGGATGTCCACAGTCTGGTCATCAGGAGCGCTTGCCACGCTCATGGAGGCGTCTACAAGGCCGTCATCTCCAACAAAGTGGGCAAAGCGGCTTGCTATGCCCATCTATATGTCACAG aCATTGTCCCTGAAGCTCCTGATGGTCCTCCAGTGATCGAGACCATTACAGGGAAAACTATAACAATCAACTGGAAGAAGCCAAAGAGGCTCGACCCTTCTCTTG ATTCTGGTTCCTTGTTGTACgtggttcagcagcagcctctgggcTCCATTCAGTGGTCTGTTGTGGCCTCTAACCTGAAGGAGACCAACTACACCATCACCAATTTGTCCAAAGGAGTACGCTATGCTTTCAGAGTGCTGGCATCCACCGGGAAGACCCTGAGCAAACCGTCTCCTTCCACAGATCTGATCCAGCTTCTGGACCGAG GCCCTTATTTAAGAAAAGCACCAATCATTCTGGAGAAACCCGACATTGTCTACGTGGTGGAGAACCAAACGGCGAGCATCAGCATCACACTGAACCATGTGCACGCTGTTGTCACCTGGAAACG gaggggggtggtgttGACCAGCAAGCCAGGGATGTACGAGATGAGCATGCCAGATGATGACCAACACACCCTGACGCTCCAACGAGTACGCAGCACTGATGTGGGCCAGTTGGTGGTCACGGCGAGCAACCAGTTTGGGAGCGACCTCTGCGCCCTTCAGCTGGCTCTGGCAG TGCGCCCAAAGTTTGAAACAATCATGGAGGATGTGGATGTGTATGTGGGCGAGACGTCACGTTTGGCTGTTGTGGTTGAAGGGAAGCCTGACCCGGATATTCTGTGGTATAAG GACGATGTCCTCCTCAAGGAGAGCAGCCACTTCACCTTTGTCTACGATGATCCGGAATATTCTCTGGTCATTCTCAACGCTTGCCCCGAACACTCCGGTGTGTACACCTGCACTGCCAAGAACCTGGCTGGTGCCAACTCCTGCAAGGCTGAGCTGATGGTCCACACAG agaggaaacaagAGGCGGAGCCAATGGATGACGAAGGAACCATTCTGAGGAAGATGAGGCATCTTGTGGATTACTATGACATTCACAAAGAGATCGGGCG GGGTGCCTTCTCGTACGTGAAGAGGGTAACTCAGAAAAAGGGAAAGGCCGAATTTGCTGCCAAGTTCATGTGTGCACGAGGCAAGAGAAAAGCCCTGGCTCTCAGAGAGAtggagctgctgtctgagctGGACAATGAGAGGATCCTCTATTTCCATGACGTCTTTGAGAAGAAGAACGTGGTGGTGCTCATCACCGAGCT ATGtcatgaggagctgctggagcgaATGGCCAAGAAAACAGCAGTCAAAGAGCTGGAG atCCGCTGTAGCATTCAGCAGGTTTTGGAAGGTCTGTGGTACCTTCACAAGAAAAACATTGCCCACCTTGATGTGAAG CCTGAAAACATTTTGATGGCAAGTCCTGCGAGCGATCAAATCCGCATATGCGACTTCGGCAATGCGATCAGATTGGACCCGTCAGAAGAGTACTACTGTAAATATGGCACGCCGGAATACATCGCGCCAGAGATCGTGAACCAAACTCCcatctccacagcaacagacatATG GCCCGTCGGTGTCATCACTTACCTCTG CCTGACTGGCGTGTCTCCTTTTGCCGGTGAGAATGACAGAGCCACTGCCTTGAATATCCGGAACTACAACGTGGCGTTTGAGGAGAGCATgttttctgacctctgcagagAAGCTAAGGGGTTTGTCATCAAGCTTCTGGTGGTGGACAGACT GAGGCCCAGTGTTGCCGAATGCCTTCGTCATCCTTGGTTCAAG CAGTCACCGAcaaataaaagcatcaacacAGCGATGTTGAAGCAAGTTTTGTCTCGAAGGCGATGGCAG CGGTCTCTTATCAGCTATAAATCCAAGATGGTGATGCGGACAATTCCGGAGCTTCTGGATGAGTCATCCAACCATGTCTCCATCGCTGTGGCTCGACATTTAAAGGAAGGCTCCCcgccaccctcctcttcctcggatTCAGATGCAGATGTCGATGAACTTCCTTTTATCCCAATGCCACTTTCAGTAGTTTTTTCAAGTTCCAGGGTCTCCCTTAATGAGATCCCCGGGGATGAAGATGTCACTGCATCACAGATGGGGTACAATGACAGATTTTGTGATAGGACTCGAAAGGCAGATGACACAAGGGTCTCGACGGCCAATCAAAACATCCCACAAGATGAAGAGGCtcaaaatgaggagaaaatagAAAAGGCAAAACGAGCACCCCTCAAGAAAGGATCTAGTGTGGAGTCAGAAGATTCTGAGACAAAAGCCAGGAGGACAACCATGAGGAGAGGCAGTTCCGCAGACTCGGCATTGCTTCTCCATGTTGAATCTGAAGAGGGAAATTCCTCCGGTTCAGAATTGACAAACAAAAGCCTGAAAAAGGCTGTTTCAATGGAGCTCCCCAATCGCAGTCCAAGCCCTGGCCTGGCAAAGATAAGCCAGGAGGAATATGCCCTGAAACTGGAACTAATGAGACAGCGATTGCTCAGAGGAGGAAACGTGGATAAAAAGATGAGCGGTCTTCGTGGGCCATTGTTTGAGACCCTTGGCATAGAAGATGAGAGGAGCACGGGATCCCTTGATCGGAATCTGAGGAGATCCAGAACAGGGCCATCAACACTGGCCAGAGCAGCATCCTCTGAAAGTCCATTGGAGGACAAGCCACAGACGAAACTTTTTCGCAAAAGTGCCTCCTTCAATCAGGGTGATTCAGAACCAATGCCCCTGCATCGCAGGTATGGAGCCCCCTTAGAAATCCCATTAGTTGGAAATGGGAGTCTAGAAGATAAGAAGCTCCAAGAAGCAACCTCAATGTCTGCACTTACAGAGCAAACCACACCGGAATCTGCCTCGCCTACAAAAAAGACCTCTTTCACGTTCCAAAAACCTGAATTGGACCAACAACCAAAGCAGAACAAAGTGAGAGAACTTGATGACACGCACCATGTGAAAAAGAAAGCAGATGGTACTTGGGAGGAAAGGACCAAAACCCAATTGGCAATGGCAGATTATGGAGAATCTGAGGCTAAATCACCTTCTGTAATTACTCCTATAATTGTGAtagaggaagatgatgaagatgaggagagaaaagacacgcAGGAGTTGTATATTAATGAAAAGGACTatcaggaagagaaagaaagtaGAAAAAATAGTAAAATGTCATCGGCATGTGTTGCTCCTTTGTCTGATAAGGCCCAGCCCAGACCAAATACCGTGGATAAAGGAAGTACAAATAGTATAAATTCTACCAACATCCCAGCTCTTCCTGAACATCCGGCAGTGTTTTCCAAGGTAGCAACTATGGTCGGACCTTCAGCATCTGCAATATCTAATTCCACCACCCCTCGCCAGCCTGTGCTGCGGACGGATATCAAAAACATCGACTCGGAGGAGATCTTTGAAGCCCGTTTCAAGAAGCGCGAGTCGTCTTTAACCCGAGGCCTCCGGAAACTGACCAGAAATAAATCAGAAGAGAAGTCACCAACGCTGAGCCGAAAGGGGGCAGACAGGGCCGAGGAGGTTTATAGGCCAGGGCCGAAAGGGGCACCCCTGGAAATGGTATCCAGGGGACTACAGGAAAAATCCAAATCTGTCCAAGATTTGAGAGCAGAGGATAAGGAGCCAGGCCTTGGCCTCATTGGAAGGTTTTCCTTGCGATCCAAGAGGTCATCTTCAACTGATAAGACGGGAGAGAAGCCAAAGGAAGGAAGGCATCCAGATGTTCAGGAATCGGCCGTGAACAAGAGAGTTTCGTGGTCTGTTGGTCGCAGCAAGTCTTTGGATACAAACGAGCCGAGTCGCTCGAAAAGACAACAGGAtgaaagagaacaaagaaaagctgctgagTCATCCGTTTCTGCCATGAGGCAGAAGTTTGAGTCCAAGGTGGCAGAAATATCTGCAAAAGTGAGAACTCAGTCGGCAGACAGGAAGGATAAAGCTACCGTTGGGAGTCAGAAGGATCTGGGACAGAAAGATACAACGAGACTGACTGATTCGCCCATCATGGCAATACGGCACAAGTTTGAGAACAAAGTGGCAGGATTATCCTCAAAAATCCGCAGTCAGTCCGAAGAGAGGAACGATGATCCCGATGGAAAACGGACACCTGTGTTTGCTCGCCATCGCCATTCCCACTCAGAAGGGCGAGGACTAAAGGGAATGGGAATACCTGAGAATCAACTGGCGAAGCAGACCGGCGCCACTGCATCCAAGGATTCGATTGAATCAACTTCCAGCCTCCCGTCTGAAAAAGTCACTGAGAGTGACAGACGGTCAAGATGGGACAGGTGGGGTTTGACCAGGAGTAGGAAAGACAAGACGCCGTCCCAGCCTGATCTGTCCTCATTAACCCACAAAGAGGAACAGCAGTTTATCCGTTCTGCTTCTGATTTTGCCCCTGTGTTCCACATCAAGCTGAAGGACAGCGTCTTATCAGAGGGGGAACCTGTCACTCTGAGCTGTCTCCCAGCTGGAAGTCCACTTCCTAGAATTACATGGAGGAAAG ATCGGAAGCCATTGCAGGTGGATGACAGAATGAGCCTCGTATCCCACCCAGATGGCAGGCAGATCCTCCAGATCATAAAGTCCAACCAGAAAGACGACGGAGTTTACGAATGCGTGGCTACCAACCCCATTGCTAcgatcaccacctcctgcacattGTCTGTAGCTT CTGTCCCAAAGCGTCCAGGGACCCCTGAAGTTGCCCAGACATACAATAACACAGCCCTGGTGCTTTGGAAGCCGGCAGACACCAAGTCTCCATGCAGCTACACCCTGGAGAAAAATACAGAAG gTGACCCTGACTGGACAACCGTGGCCACTGGAGTTACTGACTGTTATTACAATGTCACAGATCTCCCACCTGGTAGCACTCTGAGGTTCCGCGTCACCTGCAGCAACAAGGCAGGACAGGGACCCTCCAGCAACTGTTCTGGTCCCGTGAGTTTGGACCCAGCAG GCGGAGGAGCTACACCTGCCACAATAGAAGTAAAGACAGTTCCAGTTCAACCTCAACCAGTGCCTGAACCTGAAGTGAAACCAGTCCAGAACACCCCCAGAACTGTTATttccacttcctcccctccaAAAGGTGGAGCTCCACCTCTGTCCCAGACGGAACTCGGTTTGTCTCGACCTCCATCTAGTGCAGAAAACCCGCCCAAACCCAGCAAGGACAGTCAGAAATCCCCCTCGTTTCCCTCATCACCCCTCATTAAAATTCCTCCACCTCTTATCACGCCCAAACCACAGAGTCCAGTCAACGTGGTGTCCCCTCTGACCAAAATACCACCCATACTGCCACCGCCTCCTGTAACCACCCCTTTGACACCAACCAAGCCTGTGGTGCCAACATACGTCCCCGTCACCTCCGTGGTCACCCCCCGCACGGCCCCGACTCCCATCATCTTTTCCCCGCAGGTGCTCCAGACCTCCAGTCTAAGCCCCTTTGTTGATGGGACGACTACGCCAACCAGGGGGACCCCGTCTGGACGAGTGACACCCTCGACTGGGCTGCGTCAGGGAATTCCTCAGAAACCTTACACGTTCCTGGACGAGAAGGCCAG GGGTCGTTTTGGCATCATTCGAGAGTGCCAGGAAAACAGCACGGGTAAAATGTTCATGGCGAAGATCGTTCCCTACACTCAggagaacaaacaggaagtcctgaaGGAGTACGAGATCTTGAAAACCCTTCACAGTGACAAAATCATGGCTCTGCACGAAGCATACGTCACGCCGCGCTACCTTGTGCTGGTGGCAGAGTACTGCACAGGCAAAGAGCTTCTCCACAGCCTCATCGACAG GTTCCGCTACACTGAGGATGATGTCGTGGGCTACCTGGTGCCGATATTGCAGGGAGTGGAGTACCTCCACAGCCGGCGTGTCCTCCACCTGGACCTGAAGCCAGACAACATCATGGTGACCAATCTCAACGCCATCAAGATTGTGGACTTTGGGAGCGCTCAGAGCTTCAACCCGCTCAGCCTCAAGCAAAAGGACTCGAGGACAGGAACTCTGGAGTACATGG CTCCTGAGGTAATCAAAGGTGAAGTAGTCGGTCCTCCTGCGGATGTTTGGACCATCGGCATCATTACTTACATCAT GCTCAGTGGTCGACTCCCCTTCGAAGATAAAGATCCTCGACAGGTGGAGTCGAAGATCCTGGCTGCAAGGTTTGACCCGAGCAAACTTTACCCCAACGTGTCTCAAAGCGCCTCTGCCTTCCTCAAAAAGATGCTGAGCAGTTACCCTTG GGCTCGTGCGGCAACCAGAGACTGCTTCGCCCAAGCCTGGCTGCAAGACTCCTACCTGATGAAGCTCAAGCGTCAGACTCTCACCTTCACCTCTAGCCGGCTCAAGGAGTTCCTGGCGGAGCAGCAATCCTGCCGCTTGGAGGGCGCCACCAAGCACAAGGTGCTGCTGCGCACCTACCAGAGCACGCCACGGTCCCCGCTGGCTGGCTCCACGCTTCACGTTCCCAGCCCCAAGTGA